A single window of Flavobacteriales bacterium DNA harbors:
- a CDS encoding lysine transporter LysE, translated as MALFEGYLVGLGMVVFIGPVFFTLLKSALNYGFWAGMMVALGIFISDVVCVGLCSFGAIPFFKNTENQFYLALGGSVILLGLGLKYLLKPNVNVDSEVKLHAGHYSAYFAKGFLVNFVNPFVFLVWTGVIGLAQSRFGTGQELWFFLSAALLGIFTTDSLKVVFAHRIKTLIRPDILRRAYQIIGLVLIGFGIRFLWFAFT; from the coding sequence ATGGCGTTGTTCGAAGGATACTTGGTCGGCCTCGGAATGGTCGTATTTATCGGCCCGGTGTTCTTCACGCTGCTCAAAAGTGCCCTCAACTATGGTTTCTGGGCGGGAATGATGGTGGCGCTGGGCATCTTCATCAGCGATGTGGTGTGCGTGGGGCTGTGCTCGTTCGGGGCCATTCCGTTCTTCAAGAACACCGAAAACCAGTTTTACTTGGCGTTGGGCGGCAGCGTCATATTGCTTGGTCTGGGCCTCAAATACCTGCTGAAACCCAATGTGAACGTGGACAGCGAAGTGAAACTCCATGCGGGACATTACTCCGCGTATTTCGCCAAAGGCTTTCTGGTCAATTTCGTCAATCCGTTCGTGTTTCTGGTTTGGACGGGTGTCATTGGTCTGGCGCAGAGCCGATTCGGAACAGGGCAGGAGCTATGGTTCTTTCTATCGGCAGCGCTGTTGGGCATCTTCACCACCGACAGCCTCAAGGTGGTCTTTGCCCACCGCATCAAAACGCTGATCCGCCCCGATATTCTGCGTAGAGCCTATCAGATAATTGGCTTGGTGCTTATCGGTTTTGGAATCCGATTTCTGTGGTTCGCGTTTACGTGA